A stretch of the Lolium perenne isolate Kyuss_39 chromosome 3, Kyuss_2.0, whole genome shotgun sequence genome encodes the following:
- the LOC127340371 gene encoding uncharacterized protein, with translation MTTSLPEELHLEILKRLLPSPQVLARASAVCKEWHRVVNDPVFLHELYRARRGAPVTLGFFHNFDDLPRRFVHVDAAGPARFPFDSVDHKMRKWKFLDCCHGRVLLHDELWYRFLVWQPMTGDHHLVSNNGSFSRRHSGAALICECGRDGGGDDRCTPCNSSHFRLAVVSNDMVTDCLHASVFSSVTGKWTTSAAELPPTNQIRPEPCVIVGKTLYQPLFDYLVLAFDTDHRTLTTFERPNFGHVRLFKSEDGVLGLAGVLGFMLCVWVRDADAWVTRKMVDLSQILPTQAMQSQNTNPWFTFMPVKIIGVADGGHDLFLLTEVGIFLFCVDSMELKKVHQATHNMKTVYPYGAFYLPPTARTST, from the coding sequence ATGACGACCAGCCTGCCGGAGGAGCTGCACCTCGAAATCCTGAAGCGCCTCTTGCCGAGCCCCCAGGTGCTCGCCCGCGCATCCGCTGTCTGCAAGGAGTGGCATCGCGTCGTGAACGACCCTGTGTTCCTCCATGAGCTCTACCGTGCGCGCCGCGGGGCGCCTGTCACCCTTGGCTTCTTCCACAACTTCGACGACCTCCCCCGGAGGTTCGTGCACGTGGACGCGGCCGGCCCTGCGAGATTCCCCTTCGACTCCGTTGATCACAAGATGAGGAAGTGGAAGTTCTTGGACTGCTGCCATGGCCGCGTCCTCCTCCACGACGAACTCTGGTACAGGTTCCTGGTGTGGCAACCCATGACCGGCGACCACCATCTCGTTTCAAATAATGGCTCGTTCAGCAGAAGGCATAGTGGCGCCGCACTAATATGTGAATGCGGCAGAGACGGCGGTGGCGATGACCGGTGCACGCCCTGCAACTCCAGCCACTTCCGCCTGGCCGTCGTGTCCAACGACATGGTAACAGATTGCCTGCACGCCAGCGTCTTCTCCTCGGTCACCGGTAAGTGGACCACATCAGCAGCGGAATTGCCACCGACAAATCAGATCCGCCCAGAGCCATGTGTCATCGTCGGCAAAACCTTATACCAACCATTATTCGACTATCTCGTCCTCGCGTTTGATACGGACCACCGGACCCTAACAACTTTCGAGCGGCCAAACTTTGGCCATGTCCGACTATTCAAGTCAGAGGACGGCGTGCTCGGCCTAGCCGGGGTGCTGGGTTTCATGTTGTGTGTGTGGGTACGCGACGCGGATGCTTGGGTGACGCGCAAGATGGTGGATCTGAGCCAGATTCTTCCTACTCAGGCAATGCAATCACAGAATACAAACCCTTGGTTTACCTTTATGCCGGTGAAGATCATTGGGGTTGCAGATGGGGGGCATGACCTATTTTTGTTGACTGAGGTCGGCATATTCTTGTTTTGTGTCGACTCGATGGAGCTCAAGAAGGTGCACCAGGCTACTCACAACATGAAGACTGTTTACCCTTATGGTGCTTTCTATCTCCCACCTACTGCTCGTACTTCCACATAA
- the LOC127345686 gene encoding probable inactive purple acid phosphatase 16: MRRLQYRLAAILDALLAGVLAFGAAGHRSPAPLRFAPEGRFKVALFADLHYGENAWTDWGPAQDAGSDRVMAAVLDAEKPDFVVYLGDLVTANNVPIANATLYWERATSPTRRRRIPWATVFGNHDDMAFEWPMEWFSPDGVPPVHCPPSVSDCSSRGTPRVDLMTTEIDRDGGEQGLSRSSVGPEKLWPGVSNYVLQVLSREKEQDPALLMYFLDSGGGSYPEVISDAQVRWFQTQAQFLNPDGRIPELVFWHIPSTAYAKVAPKAKSKITRPCVGSLNMEDVAPQQAEWGMMESLAKRPSVKAIFVGHNHGLDWCCPYGKLWLCFARHTGHGGYGGWPRGSRIVEMSENPFSVESWIRMENGTTHSHIVLG; this comes from the exons ATGCGGCGGTTGCAGTACCGCCTCGCGGCTATCCTCGACGCCCTACTCGCCGGCGTGCTGGCTTTTGGCGCCGCGGGGCACCGGTCGCCGGCGCCGCTGCGGTTCGCGCCGGAGGGTCGCTTCAAGGTGGCGCTGTTCGCGGACCTGCATTACGGCGAGAACGCCTGGACGGACTGGGGACCCGCCCAGGACGCCGGTTCCGACCGCGTCATGGCCGCCGTGCTCGACGCCGAGAAGCCAG ACTTCGTCGTGTACCTGGGCGACCTAGTGACCGCGAACAACGTGCCGATCGCCAACGCGACCCTGTACTGGGAGAGGGCGACTTCCCCGACCAGACGCAGGCGGATTCCATGGGCGACGGTGTTCGGCAACCACGACGACATGGCGTTCGAGTGGCCAATGGAGTGGTTCTCCCCTGACGGCGTCCCGCCTGTGCACTGCCCACCTTCAGTCTCGGATTGCAGCTCCCGAGGGACGCCGCGGGTCGACCTGATGACGACCGAGATCGATCGCGACGGCGGCGAGCAGGGGCTCTCGCGTTCATCGGTCGGCCCCGAGAAGCTCTGGCCCGGCGTGTCCAACTACGTCCTGCAGGTGCTGTCGCGCGAGAAGGAACAAGACCCTGCTCTGCTCATGTACTTTCTCGACTCCGGTGGTGGATCGTACCCGGAGGTCATATCCGACGCGCAGGTGAGGTGGTTCCAGACCCAGGCTCAGTTCCTCAATCCAGATGGAAG GATTCCTGAGCTGGTCTTCTGGCACATACCAAGCACTGCGTATGCCAAGGTGGCTCCAAAGGCCAAGAGTAAGATAACAAGGCCATGTGTTGGCTCTCTCAACATGGAAGATGTGGCTCCGCAACAAGCTGAATGGGGCATGATGGAGTCTCTTGCCAAGAGGCCATCGGTCAAG GCGATCTTCGTGGGGCACAACCACGGGCTGGACTGGTGCTGCCCGTATGGCAAACTCTGGCTCTGTTTCGCACGGCACACGGGGCATGGTGGATATGGTGGCTGGCCGAGAGGATCGAGGATAGTTGAGATGTCTGAAAACCCCTTCTCTGTCGAGTCCTGGATCCGGATGGAGAACGGGACGACGCACAGCCATATCGTCTTGGGGTAG